GGTGACGTGACCCCTCGTGGTGGGTTCACTGttaattttcaagttcaaatagctccgactgcgaaGGGTTGTAATCCCAAGAGAGGAAAACGCGGAAGTAGAATTatctgaaaaatttgaaaagtcTCCGAAGTTGGAGAGCTGGGAAAGATTTCTTTCGGGCAGAAAGTAAACAAGCTGGTAGGACTGATATGGGAGCCGAAATAGGAGCCACGAGGTAGCAGACGGTTTTCGAGCAGAACTGTGTATCCGACGGAGAACGATCATTTTCTCGGCCGACATTGGCAAAGTCTCGTTGAAAGCCGACCGTGAACTTGATCGCTGTCATTAATCGACAGCGGTACGCTGACGACAGCGGTACGCTGACGACAGCGGTTCTCGTCGCAGTGGGACGTCTAATGTTCGTAGCCTTGCACGATTAGTGTATAGTTGTACGATTTAACGGGTAGAGGACAAGAATATGTAATAATCACACTTAACGACTTAACGCGAACAACTCCCGGCCCGGCGGAGAGGTTCTAGTACAAAATCGATAGCTTTACGGACACTTTAAACgatgaagaagaggaagaggaggcaCGATATAACGATGATGAAGAAGATGAGGAAGAAGCAGAGAGAGACTGAGAAAAGAGTGAACGAACGGTAAAAGGTCGAACCGTCGACAACGGTGAAAAACACGGTGTACGCGATATCTCGTTCGGAACTGGTTCGCGACAAATCGGATCGGGAGCTCTCGACGCACAGATACCTACCGAGGTTTCTCTCCTCGATTCGCGACCGAGAGACTGCACGATACTCGAGACTTTCGCTATGAAATCGACTGTGCTCGTCGCCGGGTGTGTGCCATCACTTTGATCGGAGACAGGCGTGTGCGTAACCGTGCCTTTACGCTGCTGCTGCTATTCGAAATCCCCAAAATGCATTCTTTGTAATTGTCCATCGGTTGCTATTATAATAGAAGACTTTTTAGGTTGTAACGCGGATCTTGGAAATGGTCGATTAAGAACAGGGTTACAGACTGACATATTATTAACATTTGTATCGGTACCGAGCATTTTCTACGAAGTTCGTTAACCCTCGAGCGGACCTTTTCCAAATAATGTTCTTGAatctttataattttttcagacaCTTTTTCTAATATTCTCCGAATATAATAATTCTAGAAATGATATTCTTTGTTATATTCTCGTCTACACCGTTCTGGAAGTTCCTGTCTTTAAATATATTGAACAATTTTCATGTTctcgattttttataattttatcaaGCTTTTCTTGTGCACATTTTTTCTAATATTCTCCTAATCATTCTAGAAATGATATTCTTTGTCATATTCTCGTCTGCACCAATCTGCAAGTTTCCATCTTCGAATATTTTCTTTATCAAGAAAAATGTATTGAACAATTTCCATGTTCtcgaattattataattttttcaaacttttctGGTGGACATTTTTCAAGCTTTTCTGGTGGACATTTTTTCAAGCTTTTCTGGTGGACATTTTTTCAAGCTTTTCCGGTGGACATTTTTCCTAATAATTCTATAAATGATATTCTTTGTTATATTCTCGCCTGAGAAAAATATATTGAACAGTTTTCATAGCAGCTCGTACGTAAACGCACCCGAACGCACCGTCCCGTCGATCATTTCTAATTCCGCTGAAGTGTTCTTCGCGGCGAACGGTGACCGGAAGTGGTTCGTAACCGAGGGCGAAGCAGCGAAGAAAATTCGCGGGGACAAGAGGACAATTTGATTCGGTAACCTTAGAGATAACGTTTCTTAGAGCGAGCTCAGCGCGAGTAAGTGAAACACACCGATTTTTATGTACATCTTCTCGATAATTTTgtaaagaattttatttcacgttTTAATCTAACAATAAACGAAATGAGAATTTACATTGcgtacgacacagaggcgacaCCGTTCTCCACCGGCGCGGCAGCGATCCGATCGATCGAGATCAAGACCGATCAAGGTAAGTGGGAATCGCTTTGGAATTTCGAATCGATCGCTTACCTTTCTGGTGAGCTGTGTTTCAGAAAGTTGTTCAATATTTTCTGTCCATTTTTGTCTCTTCGAGGAAGAATATCCTTCTGCGTTGAAAACTAGCACCATTCAACTTAGAATTactacgtaaaatatggtagtAGTCGAATTTTAATAAATACCAAACTTACCATTAATTAAATGGATTCTTAATCTTCTATCAATTGCaagattgaatttttaaaatatggtACTGGTCGTATTTTAATAAATAGCAAACTTACCATTAATTAAATGGATTCTTAATCTTCTATCAATTGCAAGATTGAATCTTTAAAATATGGTACTAGTCGTATTTTAATAAATAGCAAACTTACCATTAATCAAATGGATTCTTAATTTCCTATCAATTGGAAGattgaatttgtaaaatatgGCACTAGTCGAATTTTAATAAATACCAAAATTACCATTAATTAAATGGATTCTTAATCTTCTATCAATTGCaagattgaatttttaaaatatggcAATAgtcgaattttaataattaccaAACTTACCATTAATCAAATGGATTCTTAATTTCCTATTAATTGGAAGATTGAATTTGTAAACTATGGTACTAGTCGAATTTTAATAAATAGCAAACTTACGATTAATTAAATGGATTCTTAATCTTCTATCAATTGCAAgactgaatttttaaaatatggcACTAGTCGAATTTTAATAAATACCAAACTTACCATTATAATCAAATGGATTCTTAATTTCCTATCAATTGGAAGattgaatttgtaaaatatgGCACTAGTCGAATTTTAATAAATACCAAAATTACCATTAATTAAATGGATTCTTAATCTTCTATCAATTGCaagattgaatttttaaaatatggcAATAgtcgaattttaataattaccaAACTTACCATTAATTAAATGGATACTTAATTTCCTatcaattggaaaattgaatttgtaaaatatgGTACTGGTCGAATTTTAATAAATAGCAAACGTACCTTTAATTAAATGGGTTTTTAATGttctataaattagaagataatATAAATCTTTTAAAAACTGTGAATTTCTTGTTTATTCAAAAGCTTGAATATATACCGAATATAATTGTCACAAATAATTGGAAATATAGAATTCGAAGACTTGAAAATGAATGTttgtgaataaataaaataaaattgtctgcTGTAAAATGAAAGAAGATGGTAGACTGAGCAATTAGTATAAGGAGTCTCGACTTCTGGGTATTTGTGTACAATGAAAGCAGGGTTTATCGCTCAGGCCGGAAGAGGCTGGCCTTATCAGGAAGCTCAGACCGCGACGTCCTGTTATCGAAACGAAGAACAATTTTATCGGGAATCTCGGACAAAAGCAAAACACCTTGTTGCACCgctttatacaaatttattattCTCTTAAACATTACTGCTCGTACGATTATCGAAACTTCTGTCGACGTATGCAAAAGAGTAGCTTCAAAGAAACGTGTTTTCTTGTTCCGTTCTTCTTTTACGATCACTTACAATATTACATCGAATATTTTCAACCGACACAAATGCTGTTACACCCCCTACCCCCGGCCGCATCTTTGCTGTCACTCTCACTGCCACTTTCGCGTTCTGTCGCATTCACTCGCTCTATCTCTTCCCACCGCTGCCTTTAACCCTTGGACAATCAACGAACCATCGACTTTTCAACCCTTAAGTGGTCCCACCGCATCTTTAAACAAGATCTATCTCTTTTACTCGACGATACAAGataaatcaaaattttttattgaaagattCCTATCTCGAGTATCAAATTCGATCACACATTAAACTCTGTGATGCATACAAAATTGTTAATATCAATAGTAGATTATTGTAGTTCATTCCGGAGGTACATTTAAGGGTTGATCATTCTCCCTTTCGATTACCGATTCTAATAAATCGTCAAGAACAACGATCTCGATTCATTGGGTCCCAATAGAGAGCCAGGCTGTCCAAGGGGTAAGAGATTCGATAGTTTTCCAATTCCCAAGCCCAGTTCCCGATAATTTATCGATCTCGGTCCGCTGGTTTCCCTCGTCCTTTTGTTCAGTTTCCTGTTTTCGGTCTGGGCCGGGAACGAGAATCGATGTGCGAGAAGAAAGTCGACCGCGCGGATTCGCGCTGTATATCAAAATGCGCGAGTATCGAAATGTTTAATCCGAAAGAAATTGCCAATTCCTATCGCGACGTTCGATAAGATATAACTCTGTGTATAGATAACTCGGCTGTGGCCGAAATTCTTTAAAGAAATTTTCGATCGATGAGAAAACCACGTCGACTTTCGTTCTCGCACAAAAAAATAAAGAGTCGTAAGCGCAACGCAGCGTGGTGGGACAATCGTTGTTTCCAAGCAAAACACGCAACAACGAACGGAAAACGGTCTGACGCACGGTTCTCTCCGTGACGCGGAGTAAGTAAGTAGACACCTAAAAAGCGAGAATGATGAATGCAGAGAGTATTTGGATGACGCGTGATTAGGTCACCTtcgattacaattattatttcaatgtttattcctTTCTTTTATCCATAAAAATCGTTACATAGTAGTTTAGGTTTGCTGCCCGGCGTCAGACGAACCGCCCGGGCAACCAGTTATAGTAATAGTAGTAGCAGTAgtattacagtaataataagtGGTAGCGGCATCGTGTCGTGTGTCTCGCGTGTCCATGTCTCTCTATGTTTTCTAttcctgtgtgtgtgtgtgtgttgaacGTGTTCGTGTTCGTATCGATGTGTATATCGTGTctctgtatattatatatatgcatgtatgtatatacgCGTTCGTCTACGCGTGTGCACGCGTTACGCTCTCTCtgcatgtatatataatatatatatacgtgtgtatgtatgtgtctGCAACCATATGAAACCGTGTGTCCTCTCGATGTGTACAAGATGATCGAAGCTACACGAGTCGAACGGGAAAAGACCGTCCACGTTTACATTTCTCGAACCTGCTGTTTCCATCAATTTCGTCCCCCGAAACGTCCCCAAAATATTCTTCCAACCTCTTCGAACGTCGACGAACAAGCTTCAAAAAACAAACGGCCAAGAAAAGCGCGTCGACAAACAAACGCTTCCcggttgaattttttttttttttcttttctttcggcggtcgcgcgcgtgcacgcgtttcaaatctctctctctatctctctctcaaacgcgtacacacacatacacccACGCACACAAATACAAACACACTGAAAGCGGCAAACACACGCAAATCACGCGCGTCCGAATACGCGAATGCACAGGTATAAAATCGCGTATACGCATAGCATTCCTTGTGtacgattctctctctctctctctctctttctctctattatCACGCCCTTCCCGCTTTCTTCAACTCCTTCTTCTCCTACCTCTTCATCGTCTACACcttcgttttcttcttctttctttcttcttcttcttcgctatTATCGATAAAAGTCTCAGCAATTATGACACATTGTtcgccgttttttttttttattcctctTACATATAGCAGTAATAAAGACAGTAAATAGCTAAAAGGACCGTATCGATtttggggggtggggggtggggggAGGCGGCCAGGACTGCGGCCAATCCGTGCCGTTTCACCCACTGCCGCACGCTCGCCTGCCTCGTTAATCGTCGTGCCTCGTAGTCGTCGGCGTTGCATCTCTCTACCGCGCACTCTCGCACACACTTCTACAAACATCACcgccacctctctctctctctctctcattctctccctctctctcattCCGTTCTCGGTTCTCCAAAAACGCAGGAACGCCTCGATCTTTCTCTCCTGCCTCCCCCGCTCTCACGCGGACATACACAGTCTCACGCATTCGCGCCCATTTTCTCGAACCCTGACTCTCTTTCTGTCTCGaactctcattctctctcccgAACTCGTTCAAACTCTTCCAAACCTCGTTCAAACACGCTCAAATTCTCTCATCATCCGTTCgctacaaaaaaagaaaaactgtaaaccTAACGCAATAGTTTATTACTTATTATTGTTATGTCTTACGTTTAATGCATGCTTGCTTGATCTTCGTCCCTCGTACTGTTCTCTCGGTGAGCCGAAACGCGACGTGTCGCCCGTGTAAAAAGACAAGAAAAAGAACatagaaaagaaaaaacaaCGACGCTACACCGTCTCCTCCGACTCGTTACACCGCGTACAGCCTTTTTAACTCTTTCTCGCCTTTtgcgcgtgtgcgtgtgcgtgcgtgGCCTCCGTGTGTACCTATGTATCTACCTGTAGTTTCTGTGTATACCTGTTCAACGTAGTATGCGCGTGTGTGTTTGTTGGTCGCGTGGATTTGTGCGGGCGCGCGACTCGGTTTTCCTCTGTTCCCGTTATCGGCGATCCTTTGTTCTTTCTCCCTTCTCTCCATCGaactctccttcttcttcttcttctgctttcGTTTCTATTCTTGTCCCGCGACACTTTCATTGAAAGCCGTCGATCGCGAACGGGAACAGAGGGGAAATGGACGACGAGACGCGACGATCGATGACGATGATCGATCGACGACGATCGCGCGAATCATGCCGATCTTCGAATCGCGCTCGTCGATCTCGCATGATCGCGTCGCACGGCCTATATAGATCCGAATCTAGCGATCGCGCACGCGTTATTTCGTGATTTTTCTTCCTGAGTATCGCGCGTCGAATCGGAAAGGAGAGAACGACGACTCAAGTATGATAGTTGCtgttatttctttctttcttttctttttttttttactgttaTTGCTGTTCTGCAGTTGTCGAGGGTGATGGTGGTAGTTGttgtttgttgttgttgttgctgttactGTTGTTGTTGCTTCTCACAGAGTGTTGCGCGGCAAGCTTGCGGCAGTTCCGGCGCGACTCGTGCGGCATGACGCATTCCATTCGCTGTTCAGTAAAATAATCGATCGTAtcgtttaatattaatattagataTTTTGTGTGTTGGGTCCCAGAGGTTACTGAAACAGAAAAATACCAGAGAGACCGGGTTAGCCGTGCCAAATTACGCGCGCATCCTCTCCAAAGATAACATCGTATTTTCGAGTATCATTGAGACGATATTTTGCGTGCCAAAGTTTGAAAATGTGGAGAACGAGAGTGTACCTTGAAACGTATTCTCGGTACCGATTGAAGTCTTAGGGGAACTCGCCTGAAACCGTTTTGTCTAACGAAAAGGCTGAATGGAAATGAATGGCCTCGAAGAACGAGGCAAATCAGCGCGATTAACCTTCAGCTACTCCATTTTACATAGAACTCTATATGACTCGaacgtaaataaattttaacgctagaactaccgaatgggtcaaaatgactggttccagatttttgttccttcagaaatattaaaattataaacgtTTTCCTGAGAAATCTTTTTACTGAACTTCTTTACTGAagcacatatttaaacaaaactaaAACGAAATCTaaacaaatgcaattttgtcattaatattgcgtttagtgctcggtagttcaaGTGTTAAAATCGATATTTCCTAGCGTAGACCTTTGTTTATGcatgaaacactaaatttaatgttttcagATTGTAAGTAccatatgcgagtaattaaaagttaaagaaGCAGAGTCCTGGAACAGCTGCATTCGCTTGCAGAGCATTGACAGAGATTAGTGTCACTGTTAGAATAATTAGATACACCTGCCACGAATGGCAGATTCAGACTGTTCGACATTGGGTGCCGTTCAGGATCAAAAGAATTCGCTTAGTAGGATTTACAATCATTGCGCTGTACCAAGAAACAGATTCTAACAAAATTACTAGATTAGaagttgaattaaattaaaatatccttAGCCATAGACCTTAACGTGGCTTATTTCTCACTTGCAATCTCTAGTGGCTTTAAATTGCTGACTGCTGGAATAATTACCCTAACCCTCTCCTACGTCGAGCTAGAAGACTGAACACTGTCTCCCACTCCAATAGTTCCTAACTTTATTGATTCCACTGCCACAATTCCATAGCACGAACGATTACAGAATTATTAAGTAGAAGCAGACTGTTTTGGGAGCGCAGAAGGTTACGGGGAAacctacagtgggtgtacgaagcattcgtacaccttttaaaaacgaatatctGTTTCAAAATTGGATCCAACAGTAAATTCACAGATTCCACATGTTACAATGCCCACAACAATGAAACTTTGTCAGTACATGTGTATAACTTAGTTAGATATACAAAAAACATGTTTAAAACTTTCCTTACATGTTTAAAATTAATCTTTCTAACGTCTCAACGAAAACTGaaactgttgggtccaattgCGAGCAAgtgattcgtttttaaaagatgtacgaacactttgtgcACCCAGTGTAGTTGTCCGGAGTCGGGAGAAGTTCCCCAGCGCTGTCATTCGTGGCAGCGTAACCGAGGATCAGAGTCGATCGCTGCCGTATTACTTCAGATTAGTCAGCGCGCGGTGAGCCGATACACCGAGTTCCGAGGAGGCAAAGCGATATTACAAGCGCGAGTGAATCACCCTCGCGATAAGGAATACGCGATGCGCTACCAGCTTCGATCGTTGCAAAATTCTAGTGCTATataaagggaaagagagagagaggtagagaTAGAAACAGACTGCTCAGTATCGCGAGCGTTATCGTTGGTACTGTGTATAGAGTATTATACCAACCTAATAGCCGCAGCCCAAGAGGTAGTCGCCAAGCTTTTCGACGACCGATGCGGCTTGCTGTGGCTGTATGGGGTCTTCGTAGAGGGAGACGACCACGGCTTGCGTCGTCTTCATGCAGTGGACGCCGACCTTGCCGAGTTTTGCCCTTATCACCCGATCCGTGCCCGACAGATAAATGTACCTGTTGCCGGCCAAGGTAACGCCCGACGACGTCAGAATGTCCTGATCGTCGAATCCCTGGACCAATTTCGCCAGCTCCTCTTTACTCACCTAAACACACAGACAACCATCCACCGTTTAGAACGCTGACACCATATATACAGTCTCGCATTTACAAATTCTGAATTCAATTCACTGATCGACACTCCGAGCACGTGGATTTTTTTAACGCTCGAACTCGCGTGGGAGCAAAAagtaatcaatttaatttttatacaattctTCTGTGACGCTAGATTAGATACgaagcaatttaaaaaaaattttaccgtTCTACCCCGtctagttctcgagatatcgAGGCCTCAAGTTTGAGGGATGATTCCATCCCTCCAATGTGAATGGTAGATCGTAAAAATTGTCTCACAAGTAAATTAAATCAGAATTTGTGTAGGTCGAATATATGTAACCGGCAATAAtgatgaaagtggtctaattgtacgtgaaaatttttaaaaaataatctaacctaacctaatcaGATTAAtcgtcaaaaatgaaccgtcaTATATggcttggaccactttcataattaaggGCACGTACACCCTTGTTGGATTTATTTCACAACCGAGAGTAAGGGGGTGACATTTTCTGAAACCCTTCTCGTGTGCAATCCGCGTTTAAAGAAGTACAACTAGAATTTTCTTGATATTGCATACCGTctaaattatcgaaattatctaCTTCGCctagaaaagttgaaaatttcataaacatccacagtcgaATAATAATTAACATGTTTGTAGTGTTGAAGCAACGTTCCTGACGTCTACAAGGCGTGCGATATTTGAATGTTGTGaacattcaatttaaaataacgTCATGCGagataactgataaactcattttttcaatttccacttagACCACTTCCATAGTAATGGGCACATATCGATTAGTCACCGAGCTATCAGAGCCAATGACAGGCCGAACAATTTCTATTAGATTCAATCTCTGTACACTCTTCAAAGATAGCCGGATAAAAAAATCCTGTATACACAATACAATATTACAACGCGATAAACAGGACAGGAATGCCATAAGTCACGTGTAAAGACAACCCGAAACGGCGACCCTGTTTGCACCGGTGTAGGACGGGTTGCGGGACGCCGGTCGGACCAAGGACAAACAAAAAAAGGACTGTTGCCTCGCAGTCGGAATTCCGACCAATTTTGTACAGTGTAACATCGATAGCTCGCCACAGTTTCCTACGGCTTGGATCGTGAAAAACCAACAGCGAATAACTGCAAACGCCAATTTCGGTCCGGCGAAGGCCGCCGTCGGAAGCCCTGACTCACTAATTTCAAGTACGAGAGCGATAGAGAGAAGTCTGCTTTGAAAACGGCCCTGACTAACCAACGGACACTAGCAACGACGACGGACGACGATGAATCAGCCTGATGCGAGAGAGCTAATCGTTTGCGAGCGAGACAGCCCCTCTTCGACGATTTCGCACACGGTGCACGCATATCAACCACGGGCCGAGCGAGCCTAAACGAACCGCGTTAACACGGCTAACCCGTCTCCCGATTTCGCACACGAGGCCTACCGGCCGGCATTGTTGCGAAAAACAGATGGGAGGGACACACGGCCGGCCGGCTTCGCCATTTTGGCATTCGGAAAGCGGTCGCACGACATGGAGCTCGTGCCACGAACTTTTCACCGTGCCCTTCGAACTTGATTATAGATCGTTTCTTGAAAATAGAAGACGACGCCCACAGAAATTCTG
This window of the Lasioglossum baleicum chromosome 20, iyLasBale1, whole genome shotgun sequence genome carries:
- the Chic gene encoding profilin chickadee, translated to MSWQDYVDKQLLASRCVTQAAIAGHDGNLWAKSEGFEVSKEELAKLVQGFDDQDILTSSGVTLAGNRYIYLSGTDRVIRAKLGKVGVHCMKTTQAVVVSLYEDPIQPQQAASVVEKLGDYLLGCGY